DNA from Chryseomicrobium sp. FSL W7-1435:
CTCACTAGCCTTTATAATATGCGTCATATGAAGTTACTTCTTGCTCAGTCCATGGAGACATATTATCGTTCCAATAAATCCTTCTCCATCTTGGTAATTGATCTAGACCATTTTAAAGAGATCAATGATTCGTATGGTCACAGTTGTGGTGATCATGTTTTGCAGGCACTCAGCCAACATTTCCAAGCATTTGTTCGTCAATCAGATGCCATTGCACGTTGGGGTGGCGAGGAATTTCTCATGCTGTTAACTGACACTTCATTAGAGGACGCTCGCTTAATTGGAGAACGCCTTCGTAAATCAATTGACGACTTAGCTATCTCTTACAATACAATTTCTATAAATGTCACAGCGACTATCGGTGTAGCCACCTATTCAGCAAAAGACTGGCATGTAGATGAGTTAATCGAACGTGCTGATAAAGCGCTTTATATCGGCAAAGAGGCTGGACGCAATCAAGTAGTTACTTACAGAAGTGAATAAAAAACGAGTGCGTCTCCTTAACTAAAGGAAAGGCACTCGTTTTTATTATGGCAGACGATTTCCTGCTGCTTGATAAATGGCATACCATTCTTTGCGAGACAATTCAATCTCAGATGCTGCGGCGATTTCTGAAATTCGACTAATTTTTGTAGATCCCGCTACTACTTGCATACCTGCTGGGTGTCGTAAAATCCAAGCAGCGACAATCGCTGATTTTGACACGCTGTATTGATCAGCTAATCCTTGCAACACTGTATTCAACTCAGGGAAACGGGGATGATCTAGGTACACACCCTCAAAGAATCCAAATTGGAAAGGTGACCAGGCTTGAATCGTAATCGATTGTTGCTGACAATAAGTCAGTACTCCCCCATCACGGTCAATAGCACCTGCAAAGTCTGTATTTGCTTGAATTCCGGTGTTTAAAAGAGAAGAATGTACAGGACTAAACTGTAACTGGTTGATTTGAATCGGTTGATGAGTAGCTGCTTGCAACCATTCTAATTGATAGCGGTTAAAATTACTGACCCCAAAGGTTTTCACTTTACCTGAACCAGCTAACACGTCAAATGTGTCGGCAATCTCATCAAGTTCCATTAAGGCATCCGGACGATGCAACATAAATACATCGACATAATCGGTTTGAAGGCGTGCTAGGCTTTCATCCACTGACGTGAGCAAATGTTCTTTTGAGCTATCGTAATAACCTGACCGAATAGAAGCTTTTGTTTGGATGACTAAGTCCTCACGAAGAGATGGTTGATTCTTCAACACTTCACCAAAACGCGTTTCACATTCTCCTTTTGCATAAATGTCCGCATGATCAAATGTGTGAATTCCGAGCTCTAATGCATGATGGACCCATTCTGTTACCTCTTGGTCGGTCAGTTCATTAATTCGCATACACCCCATTACAAAGGGATTTTTCTGCTTCTCCTGCATCTTCATTCCTCCTTCAATATAAAAACGCTATTCTTAACCTGTTAGGAAAAGAATAGCGTACTCTTATAAAATATCCAACCAAATTTTGATAGCTGTTGCTAAAATAAGGCTAGCTAAAATCCATTGAAGATATTTTGTATTCATTTTTTGACCTAGTTTTGCACCCAGAGGAGCTGCGAGAATACTTGCTACAATCATCACGGCAGCTGGTCCGTATAGAATTTGGTCTGTAGCAATCTTACCAATTGTCGACCCAATAGACGAAATAAATGTAATAGCCAGTGATGTGGCAATTGTCATGCGAGTTGGAATTTTTAACACCACTAGCATAATAGGAACTAATATAAACGCCCCTGCTGCTCCTACAATACCTGCTGCAATCCCAACAACGAACGCTAGACTTGCTGCCAACCATTTATTGAACATCCCCTCAGCTGCTGGTCGATCATCCAAATTCTTTTTCGGAAGAAACATCATGATGACGGCAATCGTAGCTAATACCGCATAAACGATATTAATAGTACCTTCAGAAATAAGTGTCGACCCATATCCACCAATGAAACTCCCTACTAAAATAGCTCCACCCATATACGTAATCAGTGTTTTGTTGAGA
Protein-coding regions in this window:
- a CDS encoding aldo/keto reductase, with protein sequence MQEKQKNPFVMGCMRINELTDQEVTEWVHHALELGIHTFDHADIYAKGECETRFGEVLKNQPSLREDLVIQTKASIRSGYYDSSKEHLLTSVDESLARLQTDYVDVFMLHRPDALMELDEIADTFDVLAGSGKVKTFGVSNFNRYQLEWLQAATHQPIQINQLQFSPVHSSLLNTGIQANTDFAGAIDRDGGVLTYCQQQSITIQAWSPFQFGFFEGVYLDHPRFPELNTVLQGLADQYSVSKSAIVAAWILRHPAGMQVVAGSTKISRISEIAAASEIELSRKEWYAIYQAAGNRLP
- a CDS encoding sulfite exporter TauE/SafE family protein, with amino-acid sequence MSIDFIIVIFLIGFVGSFISGMVGIGGSIIKYPMLLYIPSALGYVAFSAHEVSGISAIQVFFATIAGVWAYRKSGYLNKTLITYMGGAILVGSFIGGYGSTLISEGTINIVYAVLATIAVIMMFLPKKNLDDRPAAEGMFNKWLAASLAFVVGIAAGIVGAAGAFILVPIMLVVLKIPTRMTIATSLAITFISSIGSTIGKIATDQILYGPAAVMIVASILAAPLGAKLGQKMNTKYLQWILASLILATAIKIWLDIL